The stretch of DNA GATGCGCGCCTCGACCGTGGTCGTGGCGTAGACGGTGTAGCGGATGAAGGGCCCCATCCAGATCGGACGGCGTCCGTTGACCAGATACTGCAGGTCCGCCTTCGGCGTCAACGTCGGCGACTGCGCGGCGCAGGGCGCGCTCACAGCCAGCAGCGCCGCGGTCAGCAGAATGCGGAAGCGTTGTCTCATGGCATCACCCGCCGAACGATCACCGCGTCCGGGGCTCGACGGCCTCCTGGCTGTTGCCGCCGGGCGTCTTCAGTCCGTACTCATACAGCTTATTACGCAACGTGCGCGAGGAGATTCCCAGACGGTCGGCGGCGCGGGTCTGATTGTTCCCCTCGGCCTCCAGCGTCGCCAGAATCAGCCACTTTTCCATGTCGTGAATGGTGGTTCCGACCCCAACCGGGTTCGACTTCGGTTTCGGGCCGCCGGTAGCCAATTCGCGCGGGAAGTCTTCCGGTGTCAACACGTCCGAAGAGGCGGTTACCACCGCGCGCTCCAGATAGTTTTCCAGTTCGCGCACATTCCCCGGCCAGCGGTAGCTCTCCAACAGCCGCATCGCCGCGTCGCTCACCCGTTTCACCGAGCGGCCGTTTTCCTGGTTGAACCGCCGCAAAAAATGCTCGACCAGCGGCGGGATATCCCCCTGCCGTTCGCGCAGCGGCGGCAGGTCAATCACCACGACATTGAGCCGATAGAACAGGTCCTCGCGGAAGTTGCCGTTGGCGACTTCGGTCGGCAGGTGGCGATTGGTGGTGGCGATCACGCGCACATCGACCGGCAGGGCGCGATCGGACCCCAGACGCTGAATTTCGCGCTCCTGCAGCACGCGCAGCAGTTTGGCCTGCAGGGCGGTGGTCATCTCGGAGATTTCGTCGAGCAGCAGCGTGCCGCCATCGCAGAGCTCGAAGAGTCCGCGTTTCTGCCGTAAGGCCCCGGTGAAAGCCCCCTTCTCGTGCCCGAAGAGTTCGCTTTCAAACAGCGTTTCCGGCAACGCGGCGCAGTTGATGGCCTTAAACGGCCCGTTGCCGCGGCTGCCGCGGAAGTGGATGGCGCGCGCGACCAGCTCCTTGCCGGTGCCCGATTCGCCGGTGATCAGCACGGTGGCCCGCGATCCGGCCACCGCATCGATCAGGTTGAATACCTTCTGCATCGCCGCCGACGCGCCGATCAACTCGGCAGAAACCCGCCGGCTGACCACATCGCGCAGCATCCGGTTTTCCAGTTTGAGCCGGCGGAACTCGAGCGCGCGGGCGACGACGGCTTCGGTCGCCTCGGCGCCCACCGGCTTGACCAGATACTCGAACGCCCCGCCTTTCATCGCACGGACCGCGTCGCTGATCTCGGCATAACCGGTCATGATCACCACCGCGGTGTCGGGCGCCAGCGACTGCAGACGGTCCAGGAGCGAGAGCCCATCCATGCCCGGCATTTTCACATCGGAGATCACCAGGTCGTAGTCGCGCTCGCCGATCCGGCCAAGCGCCTCCTCGGCGGAGAAGACATTGTCGACGTTGTAGGCGCCCTCGCGCAGCGTGGTCACGAGGAAATCGTTGACCAGCGCGTCGTCATCGACGACGAGGATGTTGGCGGGCATTAGGCGTCTCCTTGGGGGTCGACCAGCCGCGTCGGCGCGGCGGCCCCGGGCAGGTCGATTTCGACTTCGGCGCCGCCACCGCGGCGGTTGCGGATGGCGATCCGTCCGCCGTGGGCCTCCACGATCTTGCGCGCGGTCGCCAGTCCCAACCCGGTTCCATGTTCGCGTGTCGTGACAAAGGGCGTGAACAGTCTCGGCAACAACGCCGGATCGATGCCCGGGCCGCGGTCGGCGATGCGCAGCCGCAGCCCGCCCTGCGCGTCGCCGCTGACATCGACTTCAATCTGTCCCGACGGCGACGAGACCTGCTCGGCGTTCTCCAGCACGTTCCAGACCGCCTGACGCAGACAGAGCGCATCGGCGCGTCCCTCGCCCAGCCGTTCCGGCCAGCGACGCACCAACGTCAGGCGCGCGCCGCGCTGGCGCGACTGTTCCTCGAATTGGTCGAGGGTGGCGTTGAGGAAATGCGGCCATTCGACCGGCCGGATCTGGATCGGCGTGTTGCGCACCAACTCCAGCAGACGCTGGACCAGGACATTCAGGTTCTGCGCGGCGCCCATGATCTTCTGCGACATGTCGCGCAATTCGGGGTGGCCCTCGCAGCGGCGCGCCAGCAGCTCGGCGAAGCCGGCGATCGCGCCGAGGGGATTGCGGATTTCATGGGCGATGGTCGCCACTCCCTCGCCCAGCGACGCGAGCGCGCGCAGCCGCGCAATCTCCGCCGCCAACAGGCGCTGGTGCTCTTCCAGACGCTCCAACGCGCGGCGCAATGTCTCCGGATCGTCGGCGGCAACGTCGATCACCGCCGCGCCCGGCTCGGTGGCAGTAAAGGTTTTGCGACGTTCAGCCATGGCACCCCTCCGGTCGAATATATCCCGGCGGTCACCCGGCGCAAGATCAAAAGCGGATGGCACATCAGAAGGCGGCGGATCAGGCGAGCGTGTGCAGGCGCGCGCGGTACTCGCGCAACTCCGCCTCGACCGCGGCCAGGCGGGTGCGCAGTTCCTCGATGTCGCGCGCAATCGCCCGCGTACGGATGGCGCGGTCGATCCGCTCTTTGAGTTCCTGCAGACGGAACGGCTTGACGACAAAATCGTGGGCGCCGCGCCGGATCGCTTCGATCGACGCGTCGATGGTCGGGTAACCGGTCATGATGATCACCGGCAGGCCGGGGTCGATCGTGCGCAGTTCGGCCAGGACATCGGTGCCGGTCTGGTCGGGCATCTTCAGGTCCACGAGGGCGGCGTCGAACCGCCCCTGGCGGCAGGCGGCAATCGCGCTTTCGCCGTCGCCGGCGGTCACCACCTGATAGTCGCTCTTGCCGAAGAAGTCCGCGAGCAGATCGCGGATGAACTGCTCGTCGTCGACAACGAGGATGCGCGGAGTGTAGACGTCGCTCACAGGGTGGCCTCCGGGCTGGCGGGCGGCACCGGACATCCCGCGCGGATGAGCGCGTTCTCCACCGCCTTGTTCATTTGTTTCAGATTGAACGGCTTGATGAAATAGTCGGCCGCCTGACGACGCACCGCCTCGATCGCGCTGTCCATCGACGGGTACCCGGTCATGAAGATGATCGGCACATGCTCGTCGGAGGCGCGGATGCGGCCGGCCAGTTCCAGCCCGTCCATATCCGGCATCTTCAGATCGAGAATGATCGTGTCGAA from bacterium encodes:
- a CDS encoding response regulator gives rise to the protein MSDVYTPRILVVDDEQFIRDLLADFFGKSDYQVVTAGDGESAIAACRQGRFDAALVDLKMPDQTGTDVLAELRTIDPGLPVIIMTGYPTIDASIEAIRRGAHDFVVKPFRLQELKERIDRAIRTRAIARDIEELRTRLAAVEAELREYRARLHTLA
- a CDS encoding ATP-binding protein, with protein sequence MAERRKTFTATEPGAAVIDVAADDPETLRRALERLEEHQRLLAAEIARLRALASLGEGVATIAHEIRNPLGAIAGFAELLARRCEGHPELRDMSQKIMGAAQNLNVLVQRLLELVRNTPIQIRPVEWPHFLNATLDQFEEQSRQRGARLTLVRRWPERLGEGRADALCLRQAVWNVLENAEQVSSPSGQIEVDVSGDAQGGLRLRIADRGPGIDPALLPRLFTPFVTTREHGTGLGLATARKIVEAHGGRIAIRNRRGGGAEVEIDLPGAAAPTRLVDPQGDA
- a CDS encoding response regulator; translation: MSAKPKLLIVDDELLIRDLLYDYFKSRDYEITVADSGQGALAQMEETRFDTIILDLKMPDMDGLELAGRIRASDEHVPIIFMTGYPSMDSAIEAVRRQAADYFIKPFNLKQMNKAVENALIRAGCPVPPASPEATL
- a CDS encoding sigma-54 dependent transcriptional regulator; this translates as MPANILVVDDDALVNDFLVTTLREGAYNVDNVFSAEEALGRIGERDYDLVISDVKMPGMDGLSLLDRLQSLAPDTAVVIMTGYAEISDAVRAMKGGAFEYLVKPVGAEATEAVVARALEFRRLKLENRMLRDVVSRRVSAELIGASAAMQKVFNLIDAVAGSRATVLITGESGTGKELVARAIHFRGSRGNGPFKAINCAALPETLFESELFGHEKGAFTGALRQKRGLFELCDGGTLLLDEISEMTTALQAKLLRVLQEREIQRLGSDRALPVDVRVIATTNRHLPTEVANGNFREDLFYRLNVVVIDLPPLRERQGDIPPLVEHFLRRFNQENGRSVKRVSDAAMRLLESYRWPGNVRELENYLERAVVTASSDVLTPEDFPRELATGGPKPKSNPVGVGTTIHDMEKWLILATLEAEGNNQTRAADRLGISSRTLRNKLYEYGLKTPGGNSQEAVEPRTR